In the genome of Xanthomonas translucens pv. cerealis, one region contains:
- the ubiB gene encoding ubiquinone biosynthesis regulatory protein kinase UbiB, which translates to MKAMFRASRIGRVILRYRLDDLLDATPAERWLRLAKPFVPRASPDIAAQSRGARLRLALQDLGPIFVKFGQILSTRRDLMPPDVAEELTLLQDRVRPFDGEAARRIVEQALGQPIGVAFASFDTTPLASASIAQVHAATLHDGREVVVKVLRPDIERQIDADIALLKSAAALVERAHPRADKIRPREVVAEIETTLAAELDLQREGANASVLRRFWLHSDDMYVPEVIWSHTAERALTLERVRGIPSDDIASLDAAGIDRKALAAKGVRVFYTQVFRDNFFHADAHAGNIWVDSDPARRINPRFIALDFGIMGQLSQEDQYYLAENFMAIFNKDYRRMAQLHVEAGWMPANVRIDELEAAARSVCEPYFTRPLSQISLAEVLIKLFRVAQRYQLTLQPQLILLQKTLLNIEGVGRQLDPELDIWAVARPVLERILVERYSPQRALQELRKRLPEIMTHAPDMPRLVHSWLRQQVEGGHELSMRSRDLSDLNVILLRMQRRVVTAITGVGLLTVAALLYALDAGGPQLGGVSIWVWSAGGIGAVSLLSAWWRR; encoded by the coding sequence ATGAAGGCGATGTTCCGCGCCAGCCGCATCGGCCGGGTGATCCTGCGCTATCGTCTGGACGATCTGCTCGACGCTACCCCGGCCGAGCGTTGGCTGCGCCTGGCCAAGCCGTTCGTGCCGCGCGCCAGCCCGGACATCGCCGCGCAGTCGCGCGGCGCGCGCTTGCGCCTGGCGCTGCAGGACCTGGGTCCGATCTTCGTCAAGTTCGGGCAGATCCTATCCACCCGCCGCGACCTGATGCCACCGGACGTGGCCGAGGAACTGACCCTGCTGCAGGACCGGGTGCGCCCGTTCGACGGCGAGGCCGCGCGGCGCATCGTCGAGCAGGCGCTGGGGCAGCCGATCGGCGTGGCCTTCGCCAGCTTCGATACCACGCCGCTGGCCTCGGCCTCGATCGCGCAGGTGCATGCGGCGACCCTGCACGATGGCCGCGAAGTGGTGGTCAAGGTGCTGCGCCCGGACATCGAGCGGCAGATCGATGCCGACATCGCCTTGCTCAAGTCCGCCGCCGCGCTGGTAGAACGCGCGCACCCGCGTGCCGACAAGATCCGCCCGCGCGAGGTAGTGGCCGAGATCGAGACCACCCTGGCCGCGGAGCTGGACCTGCAGCGCGAAGGCGCCAACGCCAGCGTGTTGCGCCGCTTCTGGCTGCATTCGGACGACATGTACGTGCCGGAGGTGATCTGGAGCCACACCGCCGAGCGCGCGCTGACCCTGGAGCGGGTACGCGGCATCCCCTCCGACGACATCGCCTCGCTCGACGCCGCCGGCATCGACCGCAAGGCGCTGGCGGCCAAGGGCGTGCGCGTGTTCTACACGCAAGTGTTCCGCGACAACTTCTTCCATGCCGATGCGCACGCCGGCAACATCTGGGTCGACAGCGATCCGGCGCGGCGCATCAACCCGCGCTTCATCGCGCTGGACTTCGGCATCATGGGCCAGCTGTCGCAGGAAGATCAGTACTACCTGGCCGAGAATTTCATGGCCATCTTCAACAAGGATTACCGGCGCATGGCCCAGCTGCACGTGGAGGCGGGCTGGATGCCGGCCAACGTGCGCATCGACGAACTGGAGGCGGCGGCGCGCTCGGTGTGCGAACCGTACTTCACCCGGCCGCTGTCGCAGATCTCGCTGGCCGAAGTGCTGATCAAGCTGTTCCGCGTCGCCCAGCGCTACCAGCTGACCCTGCAGCCGCAGTTGATCCTGCTGCAGAAGACCCTGCTCAACATCGAAGGCGTAGGCCGCCAGCTGGATCCGGAGCTGGACATCTGGGCGGTGGCGCGGCCGGTGCTCGAGCGCATCCTGGTCGAGCGCTACAGCCCGCAGCGCGCGCTGCAGGAGTTGCGCAAGCGGCTGCCGGAAATCATGACCCATGCGCCGGACATGCCGCGCCTGGTGCACAGCTGGCTGCGCCAGCAGGTGGAAGGCGGCCACGAGCTGTCGATGCGCTCGCGCGACCTGTCCGACCTCAACGTGATCCTGCTGCGCATGCAGCGCCGCGTGGTCACCGCGATCACCGGCGTGGGCCTGCTCACCGTCGCCGCGCTGCTGTACGCGCTCGACGCCGGCGGGCCGCAGCTCGGCGGCGTGTCGATCTGGGTATGGAGCGCCGGCGGCATCGGTGCGGTCAGCCTGCTCTCGGCGTGGTGGCGGCGCTAG
- a CDS encoding ubiquinone biosynthesis accessory factor UbiJ, with the protein MSPTPFDALKPLAGRALEAALNRALALDPDTREALRSLDGQRVALTLDAPALALQIRVDGTRLQVGPVDAAQEPDLAVRSTLGGLFAQLPFLAQARRGASPGGRLRVSGDAELARRLQQLAARFDPDWQRPFTQVFGDVLGVQFANAARSALQQAQRGAQDLAQSAAEFVTEESRDVVPRAELEAFYDDVDALRDDVERIAARVARLPPGRGA; encoded by the coding sequence ATGTCGCCTACTCCCTTCGATGCCCTCAAACCCCTGGCCGGCCGCGCGCTGGAAGCGGCGCTCAATCGCGCGCTGGCGCTGGACCCGGATACCCGCGAGGCGCTGCGCAGCCTCGACGGCCAGCGCGTGGCGCTGACCCTGGACGCGCCGGCGCTGGCGCTGCAGATCCGGGTGGATGGCACGCGCTTGCAGGTCGGCCCGGTGGACGCGGCGCAGGAGCCGGACCTGGCGGTGCGCAGCACCCTCGGCGGGCTGTTCGCGCAGCTGCCGTTCCTGGCTCAGGCGCGGCGCGGCGCCAGCCCCGGCGGGCGTCTGCGCGTGTCCGGCGATGCCGAACTGGCGCGGCGCCTGCAGCAGCTGGCGGCGCGCTTCGATCCGGACTGGCAGCGCCCGTTCACCCAGGTGTTCGGCGACGTGCTCGGCGTGCAGTTCGCCAATGCCGCGCGGTCGGCGCTGCAGCAGGCGCAGCGCGGGGCGCAGGACCTGGCGCAGAGCGCGGCCGAGTTCGTCACCGAGGAATCGCGCGACGTGGTGCCGCGCGCCGAGCTGGAGGCGTTCTACGACGATGTGGATGCGCTGCGCGACGATGTCGAGCGCATCGCCGCGCGAGTGGCCAGGCTGCCGCCGGGGCGCGGCGCATGA
- the ddlA gene encoding D-alanine--D-alanine ligase — MHRIRVGILFGGKSAEHEVSLQSARNIVDALDPQRFDATLIGIDKHGRWHANERDGFLLHADDPARIALQHSGRGVAVIPGDDAQPLRALQPAQVLEQIDVAFPIVHGTLGEDGSLQGLLRMAGLPFVGSGVLGSALAMDKDVAKRLLRDAGLEVAPFACIRRRDAAQADFAALAAQFGLPLFVKPANQGSSVGVSKVHDAAGFAAALTLALAYDHKVLVEAAIAGREIECAVLGNDAPQASVCGEVVVHDAFYSYETKYISESGAEVVVPAALDAATHERIRAVALRAYAALECAGLARVDVFLTGDGRIVVNELNTLPGFTRISMYPKLWQASGLSYRALITRLIELALERHAQDAALRSAVALPEAGA; from the coding sequence ATGCACAGGATCCGGGTCGGCATCCTCTTCGGCGGCAAATCGGCCGAGCACGAGGTCTCGCTGCAATCGGCGCGCAACATCGTCGATGCGCTGGACCCGCAGCGCTTCGACGCCACCTTGATCGGCATCGACAAGCACGGCCGCTGGCACGCCAACGAGCGCGACGGCTTCCTGCTGCATGCCGACGATCCGGCGCGGATCGCACTGCAGCACAGCGGCCGCGGCGTGGCGGTGATCCCCGGCGACGACGCGCAGCCGTTGCGCGCGCTGCAGCCGGCGCAGGTGCTGGAGCAGATCGACGTGGCGTTCCCGATCGTGCACGGCACGCTGGGCGAAGACGGTTCGCTGCAAGGCCTGTTGCGCATGGCCGGGCTGCCGTTCGTCGGCTCCGGCGTGCTCGGCTCGGCGCTGGCGATGGACAAGGACGTGGCCAAGCGCCTGCTGCGCGACGCAGGGCTGGAGGTGGCGCCGTTCGCCTGCATCCGCCGCCGCGATGCGGCGCAGGCCGATTTCGCCGCACTGGCCGCGCAGTTCGGGCTGCCGTTGTTCGTCAAACCGGCCAACCAGGGTTCGTCGGTGGGCGTGAGCAAGGTGCACGATGCCGCCGGCTTCGCTGCGGCACTGACGCTGGCGCTGGCCTACGACCACAAGGTGCTGGTGGAAGCGGCGATCGCCGGGCGCGAGATCGAATGCGCGGTGCTCGGCAACGACGCGCCGCAGGCCAGCGTCTGCGGCGAGGTGGTGGTGCACGACGCGTTCTATTCCTACGAAACCAAGTACATCAGCGAGAGCGGCGCGGAGGTGGTGGTGCCGGCCGCGCTCGACGCCGCCACCCACGAACGCATCCGCGCCGTCGCGTTGCGCGCCTACGCCGCGCTGGAGTGCGCCGGCCTGGCGCGGGTGGACGTGTTCCTGACCGGCGACGGCCGCATCGTGGTCAATGAACTCAACACCCTGCCCGGCTTCACCCGCATCAGCATGTATCCAAAGCTGTGGCAGGCCAGCGGGCTGAGCTATCGCGCGCTGATCACGCGCCTGATCGAGCTGGCGCTGGAACGCCACGCGCAGGATGCGGCGCTGCGCAGCGCGGTGGCCTTGCCGGAAGCCGGCGCATAG